One genomic region from Drosophila busckii strain San Diego stock center, stock number 13000-0081.31 chromosome 3R, ASM1175060v1, whole genome shotgun sequence encodes:
- the LOC108602776 gene encoding protein lap4 isoform X16 produces the protein MFKCIPIFKGCNRQVEFVDKRHCSLPQVPEEILRYSRTLEELFLDANHIRDLPKNFFRLHRLRKLGLSDNEIGRLPPDIQNFENLVELDVSRNDIPDIPDDIKHLQSLQVADFSSNPIPKLPAGFSQLKNLTILGLNDMSLTTLPADFGCLTQLESLELRENLLKHLPETISQLTKLKRLDLGDNEIEELPPYLGYLPGLHELWLDHNQLQRLPPELGLLTKLTYLDVSENRLEELPNELGGLVSLTDLDLAQNLLETLPDGIAKLSRLTILKLDQNRLQRLNDSLGNCDNMQELILTENFLSELPASIGRMTKLSNLNVDRNALEYLPLEIGQCANLGVLSLRDNKLKKLPPELGNCSVLHVLDVSGNQLLYLPYSLVNLQLKAVWLSENQSQPLLTFQPDTDAETGEQVLSCYLLPQQEYQPITPDYPAQTLYRSSEKFDSMDFFSYQQKARDLESDSEPYEEREPSRTVVKFSEDATQEKDTPFVRQNTPHPKDLKAKAQKLKVERSRHEEHVNLVALAEENGTKTVETVTPTETRTIANNQQPAAVAVTATNNVQQTHKPVVVEALQAVNSSEQTSAVAAEAAAAEEQEDEYETDRRVGFQVEGEDDDFYKRPPKLHRRDTPHHLKNKRVQHLTDKQANELVCNALANPEAANEPTTPQHKVQSPIEENEDEEQLEQEQQQQQQQRPFDSSLSPIAVTVVEPTAATATTAADNIDGVTELRLEQYEIHIERTSAGLGLSIAGGKGSTPFKGDDDGIFISRVTEAGPADLAGLKVGDKVLKVNGIVVVDADHYQAVQVLKACGAVLVLVVQREVTRLIGHPVFSEDGSVSQISVETRPLAAPAPELPPQSYAPMTMPTPMPVPVSEPAHGYVFATPTAAPTMPNGLLLENGKDALPLSFIQLHTTLIRDQIGQGLGFSIAGGKGSPPFKDDCDGIFISRITEGGLAHRDGKIMVGDRVMAINGNDMTEAHHDAAVACLTEPQRFVRLVLQREYRGPLEPPTSPRSPAVLNSLSPSGYLANRPANFKRSAGDITAAEQPYKYSTLAATTPSTQPTIVANNNNNNTLPSNKTNGFAAAAATAAPIDKSTGQPVPAPRRTNSMPLGDGDGSTVNGAASSAGSADSNEAQPSSLRPLTSDDFQAMIPAHFLSGGSQHQVHVARPNETGVSAVTVNVNKPEPDLPMFPAAPTELGRVTETITKSTFTETVMTRITDNQLAEPLISEEVVLPKNQGSLGFSIIGGTDHSCVPFGTREPGIFISHIVPGGIASKCGKLRMGDRILKVNDADVSKATHQDAVLELLKPGDEIRLTIQHDPLPPGFQHIEVVYVVTEEILLSKAENERLGMHIKGGLNGQRGNPIDPSDEGVFVSKINSVGAARRDGRLKVGMRLLEVNGHSLLGAAHQDAVNVLRNAGNEIQLVVCKGYDKSSLMHSIGQAGGMSTGFNSSASCSGGSRQGSRASETGSELSQSQSVSSLDHDEEERLRQEFDVFATQPTSTAGTPEPTSQSGLAAAAALVHGAPSPTPPATITSIPASTVSVSAPAADLADSTAAAQTVALIHAEQQQQSQQQQQQQLATIGQEKSTQEKVLEIVRAADAFTSVPPKSPAEHHEQDKIQKTTTVVISKHTLDTNPTTPTTPAAPASIGSTATPEPLTAAAPAPAPAQTQSNAQQQRSMQQQIF, from the exons atgtTCAAGTGCATTCCAATTTTCAAGGGCTGCAACAGGCAGGTGGAATTCGTTGATAAACGTCACTGTTCGCTGCCCCAAGTGCCCGAGGAAATTTTACGCTACTCGCGCACCCTTGAAGAGCTTTTCCTCGATGCGAATCACATACGGGATTTGCCAAAG AATTTCTTCAGATTGCATCGCCTGAGAAAATTGGGACTGAGTGACAATGAAATTGGACGTTTGCCGCCGGATATACAAAACTTTGAAAATCTTGTTGAGCTTGATGTTTCACGAAACG ACATACCCGACATTCCCGATGACATTAAGCATCTGCAGAGCCTGCAGGTGGCCGACTTTAGCTCCAATCCCATACCCAAACTGCCCGCAGGCTTTTCGCAGCTGAAGAACCTCACCATACTTGGCTTGAATGACATGTCACTCACTACGCTGCCCGCTGACTTTGGCTGTCTTACCCAATTGGAGTCGCTGGAGTTGCGCGAAAATCTGCTGAAGCATCTGCCTGAGACAATTAGTCAGCTTACCAAGCTGAAACGCTTGGACTTGGGCGACAATGAAATTGAAGAATTGCCACCATATCTGGGCTATTTGCCGGGACTGCATGAACTTTGGCTGGATCACAatcagctgcagcgactgccGCCAGAGCTGGGACTGCTTACAAAGCTCACATATTTGGATGTATCCGAGAATCGCTTAGAGGAGCTGCCCAATGAGCTGGGCGGACTGGTGAGCTTAACTGATTTGGATTTAGCACAGAATCTGCTCGAAACGCTGCCCGATGGCATTGCTAAGCTAAGTCGTTTAACTATATTGAAGCTGGATCAGAATCGTTTGCAGCGTCTAAACGATTCGCTGGGCAA CTGCGATAATATGCAGGAGCTTATACTTACAGAGAACTTTCTTTCCGAGCTGCCTGCGTCGATTGGACGCATGACCAAGTTGAGCAATTTGAATGTGGATCGCAATGCGCTGGAGTATTTGCCGCTTGAGATTGGCCAATGCGCCAATCTGGGCGTGCTCAGTTTGCGCGACAACAAGCTAAAGAAACTGCCACCAGAGCTGGGCAACTGCTCTGTGCTGCATGTGCTCGATGTGAGCGGCAATCAGCTGCTCTATTTGCCCTACTCACTGGTCAATCTGCAACTCAAAGCTGTTTGGCTGTCCGAGAATCAATCGCAGCCGCTGTTAACCTTCCAGCCAGATACAGATGCCGAGACGGGCGAACAGGTGCTCTCCTGTTACCTGCTGCCCCAGCAGGAATACCAGCCTATAACGCCAG aTTATCCAGCGCAGACGCTTTATAGATCAAGCGAAAAGTTCGATTCAATGGATTTCTTCAGTTATCAGCAAAAAG CACGCGATTTGGAATCCGATTCGGAGCCCTATGAGGAGCGTGAGCCATCGCGCACTGTTGTCAAGTTCTCGGAGGATGCCACACAGGAGAAGGATACGCCATTTGTGCGCCAAAATACGCCGCATCCGAAGGATCTGAAGGCCAAGGCGCAGAAACTGAAAGTGGAGCGCAGTCGTCATGAGGAGCATGTCAATTTGGTGGCACTGGCCGAGGAG AATGGCACCAAAACAGTCGAGACAGTAACCCCCACCGAGACACGCACCATAGCGAATAATCAGCAGCCGGCAGCAGTAGCTGTGACAGCAACCAATAATGTGCAGCAGACGCACAAACCAGTTGTTGTG gaAGCGCTACAAGCTGTaaacagcagcgagcagaCAAGCGCTGTAGCTGcggaagctgcagcagctgaagaacAAGAAGATGAATAT GAAACTGATCGACGCGTTGGCTTTCAAGTTGAAGGCGAAGATGATGATTTCTATAAGCGACCGCCCAAGCTGCACAGACG TGATACACCGCATCATTTGAAAAACAAGCGTGTGCAGCATTTAACCGATAAGCAGGCAAATGAATTGGTCTGCAATGCTTTGGCCAATCCAGAGGCGGCTAATGAGCCAACAACGCCGCAGCACAAAGTGCAGTCACCCATAGAAGAGAATGAAGATGAAGAGCAGCTAGAGcaggaacagcaacagcagcaacagcaacgtccATTTGATAGCTCACTTTCGCCTATAGCAGTTACAGTTGTtgagccaacagcagcaacagcaacaacagcagcgg ATAACATTGATGGGGTGACCGAGCTGCGCTTGGAGCAGTACGAAATACACATTGAACGCACTTCAGCGGGGCTAGGACTAAGCATTGCTGGCGGCAAGGGCTCCACGCCCTTTAAAGGCGATGATGATGGCATTTTTATATCACGTGTAACCGAAGCGGGTCCAGCTGATCTAGCGGGTCTCAAAGTGGGCGACAAGGTGCTCAAAGTCAATGGCATTGTTGTAGTCGATGCGGATCATTATCAAGCAGTGCAGGTGCTCAAAGCTTGCGGTGCTGTGCTGGTGCTAGTGGTGCAGCGTGAGGTCACCAGACTAATTGGACATCCAGTGTTTAGTGAGGATGGCAGCGTGTCCCAAATTTCAGTGGAAACGCGTCCActtgcagctccagctccagagCTGCCGCCGCAAAGTTATGCGCCCATGACTATGCCCACGCCCAtgcctgtgcctgtgtctGAGCCAGCGCATGGCTATGtatttgccacgcccacagcagcgCCTACAATGCCTAATGGTTTGCTGCTAGAGAATGGCAAG GATGCTTTGCCTTTGAGCTTCATACAGCTGCACACAACTTTAATACGCGATCAAATTGGCCAAGGTTTGGGCTTTAGCATTGCAGGCGGCAAAGGCTCGCCGCCATTCAAGGACGACTGCGATGGCATTTTTATATCACGCATTACCGAAGGCGGTCTAGCGCATCGCGATGGCAAAATTATGGTTGGCGATCGTGTTATGGCT ATCAATGGCAATGACATGACTGAGGCGCATCATgatgcagctgttgcttgtcTAACTGAGCCGCAGCGCTTTGTGCGTTTGGTGCTGCAGCGCGAATATCGCGGGCCACTGGAGCCGCCCACAAGTCCGCGCAGTCCCGCTGTGCTCAACTCGTTGAGCCCCTCTGGCTATTTAGCCAATCGACCAG caaacTTTAAGCGCTCAGCTGGCGACATaactgcagctgagcagcCTTACAAGTACAGCACATTGGCTGCCACCACGCCCAGCACACAGCCCACAATCgttgctaacaacaacaacaacaacacgctgcctagcaataaaacaaatggctttgctgctgctgctgcgactgctgcgcCCATAGACAAGTCTACGGGTCAGCCAGTGCCTGCACCACGTCGCACCAATTCGATGCCActtggcgatggcgatggctcCACTGTAAATGGCGCTGCTTctagcgctggcagcgctgatTCCAATGAGGCGCAG CCTTCATCGTTGCGACCACTGACCAGCGATGATTTTCAAGCGATGATACCAGCGCATTTTCTGAGCGGCGGCAGTCAGCATCAGGTGCATGTGGCGCGCCCCAACGAGACGGGCGTCAGTGCTGTCACCGTGAATGTGAACAAGCCCGAGCCCGATCTGCCCATGTTCCCAGCAGCGCCCACCGAACTGGGCCGCGTTACCGAGACCATAACAAAGTCAACGTTCACCGAAACTGTGATGACGCGCATTACCGACAATCAGCTGGCGGAGCCATTGATCAGTGAG GAGGTGGTGCTGCCCAAGAATCAAGGCTCGCTTGGCTTTAGCATCATAGGCGGCACGGATCACTCCTGCGTGCCCTTTGGCACTCGCGAGCCTGGAATATTTATATCACAT ATTGTGCCCGGTGGCATTGCCTCAAAATGCGGCAAGCTGCGCATGGGCGATCGCATACTGAAAGTGAATGATGCGGATGTTTCCAAGGCCACACATCAGGATGCagtgctggagctgctgaaGCCTGGCGATGAAATCAGGCTGACCATACAGCATGATCCGCTACCGCCAGGTTTTCAA CACATAGAAGTAGTTTATGTAGTTACCGAG GAGATACTGCTGTCCAAGGCTGAGAACGAGCGTCTGGGCATGCACATTAAGGGTGGGCTGAATGGCCAGCGCGGTAATCCCATCGATCCATCGGATGAGGGCGTTTTTGTATCCAAAATCAATTCGGTGGGCGCTGCGCGTCGCGATGGACGCCTCAAG GTGGGCATGCGTCTGCTGGAGGTGAACGGCCATTCGCTGCTGGGTGCCGCACATCAGGATGCGGTCAACGTTTTGCGCAATGCTGgcaatgaaattcaattggtCGTTTGCAAGGGCTACGACAAATCGAGCTTAATGCATTCCATTGGCCAAGCGGGCGGCATGAGCACAGGTTTCAATTCGTCTGCATCCTGCAGCGGCGGCAGTCGTCAAG GTTCGCGTGCTTCCGAAACAGGCTCGGAGCTGAGTCAGAGTCAAAGCGTTTCCAGTTTGGATCATGATGAGGAGGAGCGTCTGCGTCAG GAATTTGATGTGTTTGCCACGCAGCCAACATCCACAGCTGGCACACCCGAGCCCACCAGCCAATCTGGcctagcagctgctgccgcactGGTGCATGGCGCGCCCTCGCCCACGCCCCCAGCAACTATAACAAGCATTCCAGCCAGcacagtttcagtttcagcgCCTGCAGCTGATTTAGCAGACTCCACAGCTGCCGCACAGACCGTGGCGCTTATCCATgcagaacagcagcaacagtcgcagcagcagcagcagcagcagttggccaCCATTGGGCAGGAGAAGAGCACACAGGAAAAG GTGCTGGAAATTGTGCGTGCCGCGGATGCGTTTACCAGCGTGCCACCCAAGTCGCCAGCGGAGCATCATGAGCAGGACAAGATACAAAAGACAACGACGGTTGTTATATCGAAGCATACGCTCGATACAAATCCAACGACGCCCACAACACCAGCCGCACCCGCCTCAATTGGCAGCACAGCGACCCCGGAGCCATTGAccgcagcagcgccagctccagctccagcccaAACCCAGTCGAATGCTCAGCAGCAG CGCTCAATGCAGCAACAGATTTTCTAA
- the LOC108602776 gene encoding protein lap4 isoform X19: protein MFKCIPIFKGCNRQVEFVDKRHCSLPQVPEEILRYSRTLEELFLDANHIRDLPKNFFRLHRLRKLGLSDNEIGRLPPDIQNFENLVELDVSRNDIPDIPDDIKHLQSLQVADFSSNPIPKLPAGFSQLKNLTILGLNDMSLTTLPADFGCLTQLESLELRENLLKHLPETISQLTKLKRLDLGDNEIEELPPYLGYLPGLHELWLDHNQLQRLPPELGLLTKLTYLDVSENRLEELPNELGGLVSLTDLDLAQNLLETLPDGIAKLSRLTILKLDQNRLQRLNDSLGNCDNMQELILTENFLSELPASIGRMTKLSNLNVDRNALEYLPLEIGQCANLGVLSLRDNKLKKLPPELGNCSVLHVLDVSGNQLLYLPYSLVNLQLKAVWLSENQSQPLLTFQPDTDAETGEQVLSCYLLPQQEYQPITPARDLESDSEPYEEREPSRTVVKFSEDATQEKDTPFVRQNTPHPKDLKAKAQKLKVERSRHEEHVNLVALAEENGTKTVETVTPTETRTIANNQQPAAVAVTATNNVQQTHKPVVVEALQAVNSSEQTSAVAAEAAAAEEQEDEYETDRRVGFQVEGEDDDFYKRPPKLHRRDTPHHLKNKRVQHLTDKQANELVCNALANPEAANEPTTPQHKVQSPIEENEDEEQLEQEQQQQQQQRPFDSSLSPIAVTVVEPTAATATTAADNIDGVTELRLEQYEIHIERTSAGLGLSIAGGKGSTPFKGDDDGIFISRVTEAGPADLAGLKVGDKVLKVNGIVVVDADHYQAVQVLKACGAVLVLVVQREVTRLIGHPVFSEDGSVSQISVETRPLAAPAPELPPQSYAPMTMPTPMPVPVSEPAHGYVFATPTAAPTMPNGLLLENGKDALPLSFIQLHTTLIRDQIGQGLGFSIAGGKGSPPFKDDCDGIFISRITEGGLAHRDGKIMVGDRVMAINGNDMTEAHHDAAVACLTEPQRFVRLVLQREYRGPLEPPTSPRSPAVLNSLSPSGYLANRPANFKRSAGDITAAEQPYKYSTLAATTPSTQPTIVANNNNNNTLPSNKTNGFAAAAATAAPIDKSTGQPVPAPRRTNSMPLGDGDGSTVNGAASSAGSADSNEAQPSSLRPLTSDDFQAMIPAHFLSGGSQHQVHVARPNETGVSAVTVNVNKPEPDLPMFPAAPTELGRVTETITKSTFTETVMTRITDNQLAEPLISEVTITTSRIH from the exons atgtTCAAGTGCATTCCAATTTTCAAGGGCTGCAACAGGCAGGTGGAATTCGTTGATAAACGTCACTGTTCGCTGCCCCAAGTGCCCGAGGAAATTTTACGCTACTCGCGCACCCTTGAAGAGCTTTTCCTCGATGCGAATCACATACGGGATTTGCCAAAG AATTTCTTCAGATTGCATCGCCTGAGAAAATTGGGACTGAGTGACAATGAAATTGGACGTTTGCCGCCGGATATACAAAACTTTGAAAATCTTGTTGAGCTTGATGTTTCACGAAACG ACATACCCGACATTCCCGATGACATTAAGCATCTGCAGAGCCTGCAGGTGGCCGACTTTAGCTCCAATCCCATACCCAAACTGCCCGCAGGCTTTTCGCAGCTGAAGAACCTCACCATACTTGGCTTGAATGACATGTCACTCACTACGCTGCCCGCTGACTTTGGCTGTCTTACCCAATTGGAGTCGCTGGAGTTGCGCGAAAATCTGCTGAAGCATCTGCCTGAGACAATTAGTCAGCTTACCAAGCTGAAACGCTTGGACTTGGGCGACAATGAAATTGAAGAATTGCCACCATATCTGGGCTATTTGCCGGGACTGCATGAACTTTGGCTGGATCACAatcagctgcagcgactgccGCCAGAGCTGGGACTGCTTACAAAGCTCACATATTTGGATGTATCCGAGAATCGCTTAGAGGAGCTGCCCAATGAGCTGGGCGGACTGGTGAGCTTAACTGATTTGGATTTAGCACAGAATCTGCTCGAAACGCTGCCCGATGGCATTGCTAAGCTAAGTCGTTTAACTATATTGAAGCTGGATCAGAATCGTTTGCAGCGTCTAAACGATTCGCTGGGCAA CTGCGATAATATGCAGGAGCTTATACTTACAGAGAACTTTCTTTCCGAGCTGCCTGCGTCGATTGGACGCATGACCAAGTTGAGCAATTTGAATGTGGATCGCAATGCGCTGGAGTATTTGCCGCTTGAGATTGGCCAATGCGCCAATCTGGGCGTGCTCAGTTTGCGCGACAACAAGCTAAAGAAACTGCCACCAGAGCTGGGCAACTGCTCTGTGCTGCATGTGCTCGATGTGAGCGGCAATCAGCTGCTCTATTTGCCCTACTCACTGGTCAATCTGCAACTCAAAGCTGTTTGGCTGTCCGAGAATCAATCGCAGCCGCTGTTAACCTTCCAGCCAGATACAGATGCCGAGACGGGCGAACAGGTGCTCTCCTGTTACCTGCTGCCCCAGCAGGAATACCAGCCTATAACGCCAG CACGCGATTTGGAATCCGATTCGGAGCCCTATGAGGAGCGTGAGCCATCGCGCACTGTTGTCAAGTTCTCGGAGGATGCCACACAGGAGAAGGATACGCCATTTGTGCGCCAAAATACGCCGCATCCGAAGGATCTGAAGGCCAAGGCGCAGAAACTGAAAGTGGAGCGCAGTCGTCATGAGGAGCATGTCAATTTGGTGGCACTGGCCGAGGAG AATGGCACCAAAACAGTCGAGACAGTAACCCCCACCGAGACACGCACCATAGCGAATAATCAGCAGCCGGCAGCAGTAGCTGTGACAGCAACCAATAATGTGCAGCAGACGCACAAACCAGTTGTTGTG gaAGCGCTACAAGCTGTaaacagcagcgagcagaCAAGCGCTGTAGCTGcggaagctgcagcagctgaagaacAAGAAGATGAATAT GAAACTGATCGACGCGTTGGCTTTCAAGTTGAAGGCGAAGATGATGATTTCTATAAGCGACCGCCCAAGCTGCACAGACG TGATACACCGCATCATTTGAAAAACAAGCGTGTGCAGCATTTAACCGATAAGCAGGCAAATGAATTGGTCTGCAATGCTTTGGCCAATCCAGAGGCGGCTAATGAGCCAACAACGCCGCAGCACAAAGTGCAGTCACCCATAGAAGAGAATGAAGATGAAGAGCAGCTAGAGcaggaacagcaacagcagcaacagcaacgtccATTTGATAGCTCACTTTCGCCTATAGCAGTTACAGTTGTtgagccaacagcagcaacagcaacaacagcagcgg ATAACATTGATGGGGTGACCGAGCTGCGCTTGGAGCAGTACGAAATACACATTGAACGCACTTCAGCGGGGCTAGGACTAAGCATTGCTGGCGGCAAGGGCTCCACGCCCTTTAAAGGCGATGATGATGGCATTTTTATATCACGTGTAACCGAAGCGGGTCCAGCTGATCTAGCGGGTCTCAAAGTGGGCGACAAGGTGCTCAAAGTCAATGGCATTGTTGTAGTCGATGCGGATCATTATCAAGCAGTGCAGGTGCTCAAAGCTTGCGGTGCTGTGCTGGTGCTAGTGGTGCAGCGTGAGGTCACCAGACTAATTGGACATCCAGTGTTTAGTGAGGATGGCAGCGTGTCCCAAATTTCAGTGGAAACGCGTCCActtgcagctccagctccagagCTGCCGCCGCAAAGTTATGCGCCCATGACTATGCCCACGCCCAtgcctgtgcctgtgtctGAGCCAGCGCATGGCTATGtatttgccacgcccacagcagcgCCTACAATGCCTAATGGTTTGCTGCTAGAGAATGGCAAG GATGCTTTGCCTTTGAGCTTCATACAGCTGCACACAACTTTAATACGCGATCAAATTGGCCAAGGTTTGGGCTTTAGCATTGCAGGCGGCAAAGGCTCGCCGCCATTCAAGGACGACTGCGATGGCATTTTTATATCACGCATTACCGAAGGCGGTCTAGCGCATCGCGATGGCAAAATTATGGTTGGCGATCGTGTTATGGCT ATCAATGGCAATGACATGACTGAGGCGCATCATgatgcagctgttgcttgtcTAACTGAGCCGCAGCGCTTTGTGCGTTTGGTGCTGCAGCGCGAATATCGCGGGCCACTGGAGCCGCCCACAAGTCCGCGCAGTCCCGCTGTGCTCAACTCGTTGAGCCCCTCTGGCTATTTAGCCAATCGACCAG caaacTTTAAGCGCTCAGCTGGCGACATaactgcagctgagcagcCTTACAAGTACAGCACATTGGCTGCCACCACGCCCAGCACACAGCCCACAATCgttgctaacaacaacaacaacaacacgctgcctagcaataaaacaaatggctttgctgctgctgctgcgactgctgcgcCCATAGACAAGTCTACGGGTCAGCCAGTGCCTGCACCACGTCGCACCAATTCGATGCCActtggcgatggcgatggctcCACTGTAAATGGCGCTGCTTctagcgctggcagcgctgatTCCAATGAGGCGCAG CCTTCATCGTTGCGACCACTGACCAGCGATGATTTTCAAGCGATGATACCAGCGCATTTTCTGAGCGGCGGCAGTCAGCATCAGGTGCATGTGGCGCGCCCCAACGAGACGGGCGTCAGTGCTGTCACCGTGAATGTGAACAAGCCCGAGCCCGATCTGCCCATGTTCCCAGCAGCGCCCACCGAACTGGGCCGCGTTACCGAGACCATAACAAAGTCAACGTTCACCGAAACTGTGATGACGCGCATTACCGACAATCAGCTGGCGGAGCCATTGATCAGTGAGGTGACTATCACAACATCACGcatacactaa